A genomic region of Trifolium pratense cultivar HEN17-A07 linkage group LG3, ARS_RC_1.1, whole genome shotgun sequence contains the following coding sequences:
- the LOC123914234 gene encoding uncharacterized protein LOC123914234 isoform X3 produces MDAIRNSRKRNHRSPPPSSTLTRSRTQLLLHRNRSGPIRSDPVPIQEKHYPVPVPFVGNVATQRFSDLYICKEYCESDSDDNVLVKDLRKKAKHGDGDLACAKTKDLRARRVYSPLSSAGASSGVIGSALSNVSAVDSDEETAKLGFGSESSTQNVVIEPTEVPELGFGSHSSGKNGNARVIDGKIQPAEITDLGLSCEPQNFDRGNIESSYESPKLQVHVQNGGGNGGDCSEKIDDLGEEHVLTTPPDAVICSNIEVNTDARKTEETLLTEGFSGTKDGLRNSSILKSKSVLKPRLPGRLFKAPGSVNYRRLMNIMGADFGFCGARDVGNALDHGDYKQGSINGNNLDCDKATNQNSDSEQLDVLNEGCTAMAHDNIVLSVDQMQIMPKDACHVKPMDLTKSTQENAIEALCPKADTRNEPLKSKYVNRPYLHGKLIKTPGSVNYKRLLPYLKNLTKDDSGTSKFGDQTHHNKDGANLYAQEFQLPLPSQSEEASMNRKMSVCDLVQDRADSNALENDILVNPANMSSHGNRPKLTSSQDFTELPMQLDAKEMVHECLSGPSVQVHSEKAEISSKDECLSESMIDPCSVMMDFHCAKTVPDGGFNQVHNTISRQNSSEPPPKDQNLLNINDDIPNISFKHHSSNEKGFTVDYDEREQFVNLEEHESVSRCPPKGQSLCQLDPNMLDTKESETSGHAISKSDDAVVLSHVSISNEKPRPELPEIAAHGGDKAGSLLNGLVYGSKMPSKGSNKKNASFSGEIENGSQSKTTQVLNRCPRMKLFKHTGSFNYKRLLPILLETVESNSCASNNDHHSKVQKLLDHRPLPISDGCVSMDDSTGNSGAQQETELQACDLNIDSSSPISQLQDKQIILNGLYQLENSVGSPISVHRDLLVTPSGPITDEVITREEEATPVLSTEEKSPETLGCLSKLKVTDQFRSPAADFRKGILRRNPRGCRGLCTCLNCASFRLHAERAFEFSRNQLLDAEEVAQDLMKEVSHLRNMLESYTDSDSVNDTPIFNGSQVKEACRKAFETEQLAKDRLSQMNDDLNIHCRTPNLQRPSVKFSDHVKEKIIQSDR; encoded by the exons ATGGACGCGATCCGAAATTCCCGCAAACGGAACCACCGTTCTCCACCACCGTCTTCTACTCTCACCCGCAGCAGAACACAGCTCCTTTTACACCGTAACCGCTCCGGTCCGATCCGCTCCGATCCTGTTCCGATTCAAGAAAAACACTATCCCGTTCCTGTTCCTTTTGTTGGAAATGTTGCAACTCAAAGGTTTTCCGATTTGTATATTTGCAAGGAATATTGCGAATCGGATTCGGATGACAATGTTCTTGTTAAGGATCTTCGCAAGAAAGCCAAACATGGTGACGGTGATCTTGCATGCGCTAAGACGAAGGACCTTCGTGCAAGGCGAGTTTATTCTCCGCTGTCCAGTGCTGGTGCTTCTTCAGGTGTAATTGGAAGCGCGCTGTCCAATGTGAGTGCGGTTGATTCCGATGAGGAAACAGCCAAATTAGGGTTTGGATCGGAGTCAAGTACACAAAACGTTGTGATTGAACCGACTGAGGTTCCTGAATTAGGGTTTGGATCGCATTCAAGTGGTAAAAATGGCAATGCCCGTGTCATTGATGGGAAGATCCAACCGGCTGAGATTACTGATTTGGGGCTTTCTTGTGAGCCTCAGAATTTTGATCGGGGAAACATTGAATCGTCTTATGAAAGTCCAAAATTGCAAGTTCACGTGCAAAATGGTGGGGGAAATGGTGGTGATTGTTCAGAGAAAATCGATGATTTGGGTGAAGAACATGTATTAACAACACCACCTGATGCTGTGATTTGCAGTAATATAGAAGTTAACACAGATGCGAGGAAAACAGAAGAGACTCTTCTTACTGAGGGCTTTTCGGGTACTAAAGATGGCCTGAGAAATAGTTCCATTCTCAAGAGCAAATCT GTACTCAAACCACGTTTACCAGGGAGATTGTTCAAAGCCCCGGGTTCAGTCAATTACAGAAGGCTAATGAATATTATGGGAGCTGATTTCG GTTTTTGTGGTGCTAGAGATGTTGGAAATGCTTTGGACCATGGTGACTATAAGCAAGGTTCTATCAATGGGAACAATCTCGATTGTGATAAGGCTACTAATCAGAACAGTGACTCAGAGCAGCTTGATGTTTTGAATGAAGGTTGTACAGCAATGGCTCATGACAATATAGTGCTCAGTGTAGACCAAATGCAGATTATGCCCAAGGATGCGTGTCACGTCAAACCTATGGATTTGACCAAGAGCACTCAGGAAAATGCTATTGAAGCTTTATGCCCCAAAGCCGACACGAGGAATGAACCTCTTAAGAGTAAATAT GTGAATAGACCATATTTGCATGGGAAGCTGATCAAAACCCCAGGTTCAGTCAACTATAAAAGATTGCTTCCATATTTGAAGAATCTTACCAAAGATGACTCTG GTACATCAAAATTTGGTGATCAGACTCATCATAACAAAGATGGGGCGAATTTGTATGCACAGGAATTCCAACTTCCTTTGCCTTCTCAAAGTGAAGAAGCTTCTATGAACAGAAAAATGTCGGTTTGTGACCTTGTCCAGGACAGAGCTGACTCTAATGCTTTGGAAAATGACATCTTAGTCAATCCTGCTAATATGTCATCTCATGGCAACCGGCCAAAATTGACATCTTCCCAAGACTTCACTGAATTGCCAATGCAATTGGATGCAAAAGAAATGGTACATGAGTGTTTATCTGGACCATCTGTTCAGGTACATTCTGAGAAAGCTGAGATCAGTTCCAAAGATGAATGCTTGAGTGAATCAATGATCGATCCTTGTTCAGTAATGATGGATTTTCACTGTGCTAAGACTGTCCCAGATGGTGGCTTTAACCAAGTACACAACACAATATCTAGACAAAACTCTAGTGAGCCACCACCCAAAGACCAAAATTTGCTTAATATTAATGATGATATCCCCAACATTTCTTTCAAGCATCATTCGAGCAACGAAAAAGGATTCACTGTTGATTATGATGAAAGAGAACAATTTGTGAATCTGGAGGAGCATGAATCTGTTAGTAGATGCCCTCCTAAAGGTCAGAGTCTATGTCAATTGGATCCTAATATGCTAGACACGAAGGAGAGTGAAACAAGCGGCCATGCAATCAGCAAAAGTGATGATGCAGTGGTTTTAAGTCATGTCAGCATCTCAAATGAAAAACCTAGACCAGAGTTGCCAGAGATTGCAGCACATGGTGGTGATAAAGCAGGAAGTCTTCTGAATGGCCTAGTTTATGGTTCAAAGATGCCTTCAAAAGgaagcaataaaaaaaatgctagtTTTTCTGGTGAGATTGAAAATGGATCTCAATCCAAGACAACACAG GTTCTAAATCGCTGTCCACGGATGAAGTTATTTAAACATACTGGATCTTTCAACTACAAAAGATTGCTTCCGATTTTGTTGGAAACTGTTGAGTCTAATTCCT GTGCTTCAAATAATGATCATCACTCAAAAGTTCAGAAGCTTTTGGATCACAGACCACTTCCAATTTCAGATGGTTGTGTTTCTATGGACGATAGTACAGGCAATTCTGGTGCTCAGCAAGAAACAGAGTTACAAGCTTGTGATTTAAATATCGATAGTTCAAGCCCAATATCTCAATTACAAGATAAACAGATTATATTAAATGGACTGTACCAGCTGGAGAACTCCGTTGGTTCACCAATTTCTGTTCATAGAGATTTACTAGTCACACCTTCAGGACCTATAACTGATGAAGTTATAACTAGAGAAGAAGAGGCTACACCTGTCTTGTCTACTGAGGAGAAATCACCTGAAACACTTGGGTGTTTGTCCAAACTGAAAGTCACAGATCAATTTAGATCCCCTGCTGCTGATTTCCGGAAAGGAATTTTGAGAAGAAACCCAAGAGGATGCAGAGGGCTTTGCACATGTTTGAATTGTGCTTCTTTTCGCCTTCATGCAGAAAGAGCATTTGAATTTTCTAGAAATCAGTTGCTAGATGCCGAAGAGGTTGCCCAAGACCTTATGAAGGAAGTATCCCATCTCAGAAACATGTTAGAAAGTTATACTGATAGTGATAGTGTCAATGATACTCCTATTTTTAATGGAAGTCAG GTGAAAGAAGCCTGCAGGAAAGCATTTGAAACCGAACAACTTGCAAAGGACCGTCTTAGCCAGATGAATGATGATCTTAACATACATTGCAGAACACCG AATCTGCAGCGACCAAGTGTCAAATTTTCAGATCATGTCAaggaaaaaattattcaatcagACAGATAA
- the LOC123914234 gene encoding uncharacterized protein LOC123914234 isoform X1, translating to MDAIRNSRKRNHRSPPPSSTLTRSRTQLLLHRNRSGPIRSDPVPIQEKHYPVPVPFVGNVATQRFSDLYICKEYCESDSDDNVLVKDLRKKAKHGDGDLACAKTKDLRARRVYSPLSSAGASSGVIGSALSNVSAVDSDEETAKLGFGSESSTQNVVIEPTEVPELGFGSHSSGKNGNARVIDGKIQPAEITDLGLSCEPQNFDRGNIESSYESPKLQVHVQNGGGNGGDCSEKIDDLGEEHVLTTPPDAVICSNIEVNTDARKTEETLLTEGFSGTKDGLRNSSILKSKSVLKPRLPGRLFKAPGSVNYRRLMNIMGADFGIPKLSGQGLKLPLSSDNHEGSKPETVTDSCIMRDTEEVNDECLSMPSVDLNDKCSSESKVDPTAGFCGARDVGNALDHGDYKQGSINGNNLDCDKATNQNSDSEQLDVLNEGCTAMAHDNIVLSVDQMQIMPKDACHVKPMDLTKSTQENAIEALCPKADTRNEPLKSKYVNRPYLHGKLIKTPGSVNYKRLLPYLKNLTKDDSADFTGTSKFGDQTHHNKDGANLYAQEFQLPLPSQSEEASMNRKMSVCDLVQDRADSNALENDILVNPANMSSHGNRPKLTSSQDFTELPMQLDAKEMVHECLSGPSVQVHSEKAEISSKDECLSESMIDPCSVMMDFHCAKTVPDGGFNQVHNTISRQNSSEPPPKDQNLLNINDDIPNISFKHHSSNEKGFTVDYDEREQFVNLEEHESVSRCPPKGQSLCQLDPNMLDTKESETSGHAISKSDDAVVLSHVSISNEKPRPELPEIAAHGGDKAGSLLNGLVYGSKMPSKGSNKKNASFSGEIENGSQSKTTQVLNRCPRMKLFKHTGSFNYKRLLPILLETVESNSCASNNDHHSKVQKLLDHRPLPISDGCVSMDDSTGNSGAQQETELQACDLNIDSSSPISQLQDKQIILNGLYQLENSVGSPISVHRDLLVTPSGPITDEVITREEEATPVLSTEEKSPETLGCLSKLKVTDQFRSPAADFRKGILRRNPRGCRGLCTCLNCASFRLHAERAFEFSRNQLLDAEEVAQDLMKEVSHLRNMLESYTDSDSVNDTPIFNGSQVKEACRKAFETEQLAKDRLSQMNDDLNIHCRTPNLQRPSVKFSDHVKEKIIQSDR from the exons ATGGACGCGATCCGAAATTCCCGCAAACGGAACCACCGTTCTCCACCACCGTCTTCTACTCTCACCCGCAGCAGAACACAGCTCCTTTTACACCGTAACCGCTCCGGTCCGATCCGCTCCGATCCTGTTCCGATTCAAGAAAAACACTATCCCGTTCCTGTTCCTTTTGTTGGAAATGTTGCAACTCAAAGGTTTTCCGATTTGTATATTTGCAAGGAATATTGCGAATCGGATTCGGATGACAATGTTCTTGTTAAGGATCTTCGCAAGAAAGCCAAACATGGTGACGGTGATCTTGCATGCGCTAAGACGAAGGACCTTCGTGCAAGGCGAGTTTATTCTCCGCTGTCCAGTGCTGGTGCTTCTTCAGGTGTAATTGGAAGCGCGCTGTCCAATGTGAGTGCGGTTGATTCCGATGAGGAAACAGCCAAATTAGGGTTTGGATCGGAGTCAAGTACACAAAACGTTGTGATTGAACCGACTGAGGTTCCTGAATTAGGGTTTGGATCGCATTCAAGTGGTAAAAATGGCAATGCCCGTGTCATTGATGGGAAGATCCAACCGGCTGAGATTACTGATTTGGGGCTTTCTTGTGAGCCTCAGAATTTTGATCGGGGAAACATTGAATCGTCTTATGAAAGTCCAAAATTGCAAGTTCACGTGCAAAATGGTGGGGGAAATGGTGGTGATTGTTCAGAGAAAATCGATGATTTGGGTGAAGAACATGTATTAACAACACCACCTGATGCTGTGATTTGCAGTAATATAGAAGTTAACACAGATGCGAGGAAAACAGAAGAGACTCTTCTTACTGAGGGCTTTTCGGGTACTAAAGATGGCCTGAGAAATAGTTCCATTCTCAAGAGCAAATCT GTACTCAAACCACGTTTACCAGGGAGATTGTTCAAAGCCCCGGGTTCAGTCAATTACAGAAGGCTAATGAATATTATGGGAGCTGATTTCG GTATACCAAAATTGAGTGGACAAGGATTGAAACTTCCTTTGTCATCTGATAATCATGAAGGTTCTAAACCTGAAACTGTGACTGATAGTTGTATCATGCGTGATACTGAGGAAGTGAATGACGAGTGTTTATCTATGCCATCTGTGGATTTGAATGATAAATGTTCGAGTGAATCAAAGGTGGATCCAACTGCAGGTTTTTGTGGTGCTAGAGATGTTGGAAATGCTTTGGACCATGGTGACTATAAGCAAGGTTCTATCAATGGGAACAATCTCGATTGTGATAAGGCTACTAATCAGAACAGTGACTCAGAGCAGCTTGATGTTTTGAATGAAGGTTGTACAGCAATGGCTCATGACAATATAGTGCTCAGTGTAGACCAAATGCAGATTATGCCCAAGGATGCGTGTCACGTCAAACCTATGGATTTGACCAAGAGCACTCAGGAAAATGCTATTGAAGCTTTATGCCCCAAAGCCGACACGAGGAATGAACCTCTTAAGAGTAAATAT GTGAATAGACCATATTTGCATGGGAAGCTGATCAAAACCCCAGGTTCAGTCAACTATAAAAGATTGCTTCCATATTTGAAGAATCTTACCAAAGATGACTCTG CTGATTTTACAGGTACATCAAAATTTGGTGATCAGACTCATCATAACAAAGATGGGGCGAATTTGTATGCACAGGAATTCCAACTTCCTTTGCCTTCTCAAAGTGAAGAAGCTTCTATGAACAGAAAAATGTCGGTTTGTGACCTTGTCCAGGACAGAGCTGACTCTAATGCTTTGGAAAATGACATCTTAGTCAATCCTGCTAATATGTCATCTCATGGCAACCGGCCAAAATTGACATCTTCCCAAGACTTCACTGAATTGCCAATGCAATTGGATGCAAAAGAAATGGTACATGAGTGTTTATCTGGACCATCTGTTCAGGTACATTCTGAGAAAGCTGAGATCAGTTCCAAAGATGAATGCTTGAGTGAATCAATGATCGATCCTTGTTCAGTAATGATGGATTTTCACTGTGCTAAGACTGTCCCAGATGGTGGCTTTAACCAAGTACACAACACAATATCTAGACAAAACTCTAGTGAGCCACCACCCAAAGACCAAAATTTGCTTAATATTAATGATGATATCCCCAACATTTCTTTCAAGCATCATTCGAGCAACGAAAAAGGATTCACTGTTGATTATGATGAAAGAGAACAATTTGTGAATCTGGAGGAGCATGAATCTGTTAGTAGATGCCCTCCTAAAGGTCAGAGTCTATGTCAATTGGATCCTAATATGCTAGACACGAAGGAGAGTGAAACAAGCGGCCATGCAATCAGCAAAAGTGATGATGCAGTGGTTTTAAGTCATGTCAGCATCTCAAATGAAAAACCTAGACCAGAGTTGCCAGAGATTGCAGCACATGGTGGTGATAAAGCAGGAAGTCTTCTGAATGGCCTAGTTTATGGTTCAAAGATGCCTTCAAAAGgaagcaataaaaaaaatgctagtTTTTCTGGTGAGATTGAAAATGGATCTCAATCCAAGACAACACAG GTTCTAAATCGCTGTCCACGGATGAAGTTATTTAAACATACTGGATCTTTCAACTACAAAAGATTGCTTCCGATTTTGTTGGAAACTGTTGAGTCTAATTCCT GTGCTTCAAATAATGATCATCACTCAAAAGTTCAGAAGCTTTTGGATCACAGACCACTTCCAATTTCAGATGGTTGTGTTTCTATGGACGATAGTACAGGCAATTCTGGTGCTCAGCAAGAAACAGAGTTACAAGCTTGTGATTTAAATATCGATAGTTCAAGCCCAATATCTCAATTACAAGATAAACAGATTATATTAAATGGACTGTACCAGCTGGAGAACTCCGTTGGTTCACCAATTTCTGTTCATAGAGATTTACTAGTCACACCTTCAGGACCTATAACTGATGAAGTTATAACTAGAGAAGAAGAGGCTACACCTGTCTTGTCTACTGAGGAGAAATCACCTGAAACACTTGGGTGTTTGTCCAAACTGAAAGTCACAGATCAATTTAGATCCCCTGCTGCTGATTTCCGGAAAGGAATTTTGAGAAGAAACCCAAGAGGATGCAGAGGGCTTTGCACATGTTTGAATTGTGCTTCTTTTCGCCTTCATGCAGAAAGAGCATTTGAATTTTCTAGAAATCAGTTGCTAGATGCCGAAGAGGTTGCCCAAGACCTTATGAAGGAAGTATCCCATCTCAGAAACATGTTAGAAAGTTATACTGATAGTGATAGTGTCAATGATACTCCTATTTTTAATGGAAGTCAG GTGAAAGAAGCCTGCAGGAAAGCATTTGAAACCGAACAACTTGCAAAGGACCGTCTTAGCCAGATGAATGATGATCTTAACATACATTGCAGAACACCG AATCTGCAGCGACCAAGTGTCAAATTTTCAGATCATGTCAaggaaaaaattattcaatcagACAGATAA
- the LOC123914234 gene encoding uncharacterized protein LOC123914234 isoform X2 — MDAIRNSRKRNHRSPPPSSTLTRSRTQLLLHRNRSGPIRSDPVPIQEKHYPVPVPFVGNVATQRFSDLYICKEYCESDSDDNVLVKDLRKKAKHGDGDLACAKTKDLRARRVYSPLSSAGASSGVIGSALSNVSAVDSDEETAKLGFGSESSTQNVVIEPTEVPELGFGSHSSGKNGNARVIDGKIQPAEITDLGLSCEPQNFDRGNIESSYESPKLQVHVQNGGGNGGDCSEKIDDLGEEHVLTTPPDAVICSNIEVNTDARKTEETLLTEGFSGTKDGLRNSSILKSKSVLKPRLPGRLFKAPGSVNYRRLMNIMGADFGIPKLSGQGLKLPLSSDNHEGSKPETVTDSCIMRDTEEVNDECLSMPSVDLNDKCSSESKVDPTAGFCGARDVGNALDHGDYKQGSINGNNLDCDKATNQNSDSEQLDVLNEGCTAMAHDNIVLSVDQMQIMPKDACHVKPMDLTKSTQENAIEALCPKADTRNEPLKSKYVNRPYLHGKLIKTPGSVNYKRLLPYLKNLTKDDSGTSKFGDQTHHNKDGANLYAQEFQLPLPSQSEEASMNRKMSVCDLVQDRADSNALENDILVNPANMSSHGNRPKLTSSQDFTELPMQLDAKEMVHECLSGPSVQVHSEKAEISSKDECLSESMIDPCSVMMDFHCAKTVPDGGFNQVHNTISRQNSSEPPPKDQNLLNINDDIPNISFKHHSSNEKGFTVDYDEREQFVNLEEHESVSRCPPKGQSLCQLDPNMLDTKESETSGHAISKSDDAVVLSHVSISNEKPRPELPEIAAHGGDKAGSLLNGLVYGSKMPSKGSNKKNASFSGEIENGSQSKTTQVLNRCPRMKLFKHTGSFNYKRLLPILLETVESNSCASNNDHHSKVQKLLDHRPLPISDGCVSMDDSTGNSGAQQETELQACDLNIDSSSPISQLQDKQIILNGLYQLENSVGSPISVHRDLLVTPSGPITDEVITREEEATPVLSTEEKSPETLGCLSKLKVTDQFRSPAADFRKGILRRNPRGCRGLCTCLNCASFRLHAERAFEFSRNQLLDAEEVAQDLMKEVSHLRNMLESYTDSDSVNDTPIFNGSQVKEACRKAFETEQLAKDRLSQMNDDLNIHCRTPNLQRPSVKFSDHVKEKIIQSDR; from the exons ATGGACGCGATCCGAAATTCCCGCAAACGGAACCACCGTTCTCCACCACCGTCTTCTACTCTCACCCGCAGCAGAACACAGCTCCTTTTACACCGTAACCGCTCCGGTCCGATCCGCTCCGATCCTGTTCCGATTCAAGAAAAACACTATCCCGTTCCTGTTCCTTTTGTTGGAAATGTTGCAACTCAAAGGTTTTCCGATTTGTATATTTGCAAGGAATATTGCGAATCGGATTCGGATGACAATGTTCTTGTTAAGGATCTTCGCAAGAAAGCCAAACATGGTGACGGTGATCTTGCATGCGCTAAGACGAAGGACCTTCGTGCAAGGCGAGTTTATTCTCCGCTGTCCAGTGCTGGTGCTTCTTCAGGTGTAATTGGAAGCGCGCTGTCCAATGTGAGTGCGGTTGATTCCGATGAGGAAACAGCCAAATTAGGGTTTGGATCGGAGTCAAGTACACAAAACGTTGTGATTGAACCGACTGAGGTTCCTGAATTAGGGTTTGGATCGCATTCAAGTGGTAAAAATGGCAATGCCCGTGTCATTGATGGGAAGATCCAACCGGCTGAGATTACTGATTTGGGGCTTTCTTGTGAGCCTCAGAATTTTGATCGGGGAAACATTGAATCGTCTTATGAAAGTCCAAAATTGCAAGTTCACGTGCAAAATGGTGGGGGAAATGGTGGTGATTGTTCAGAGAAAATCGATGATTTGGGTGAAGAACATGTATTAACAACACCACCTGATGCTGTGATTTGCAGTAATATAGAAGTTAACACAGATGCGAGGAAAACAGAAGAGACTCTTCTTACTGAGGGCTTTTCGGGTACTAAAGATGGCCTGAGAAATAGTTCCATTCTCAAGAGCAAATCT GTACTCAAACCACGTTTACCAGGGAGATTGTTCAAAGCCCCGGGTTCAGTCAATTACAGAAGGCTAATGAATATTATGGGAGCTGATTTCG GTATACCAAAATTGAGTGGACAAGGATTGAAACTTCCTTTGTCATCTGATAATCATGAAGGTTCTAAACCTGAAACTGTGACTGATAGTTGTATCATGCGTGATACTGAGGAAGTGAATGACGAGTGTTTATCTATGCCATCTGTGGATTTGAATGATAAATGTTCGAGTGAATCAAAGGTGGATCCAACTGCAGGTTTTTGTGGTGCTAGAGATGTTGGAAATGCTTTGGACCATGGTGACTATAAGCAAGGTTCTATCAATGGGAACAATCTCGATTGTGATAAGGCTACTAATCAGAACAGTGACTCAGAGCAGCTTGATGTTTTGAATGAAGGTTGTACAGCAATGGCTCATGACAATATAGTGCTCAGTGTAGACCAAATGCAGATTATGCCCAAGGATGCGTGTCACGTCAAACCTATGGATTTGACCAAGAGCACTCAGGAAAATGCTATTGAAGCTTTATGCCCCAAAGCCGACACGAGGAATGAACCTCTTAAGAGTAAATAT GTGAATAGACCATATTTGCATGGGAAGCTGATCAAAACCCCAGGTTCAGTCAACTATAAAAGATTGCTTCCATATTTGAAGAATCTTACCAAAGATGACTCTG GTACATCAAAATTTGGTGATCAGACTCATCATAACAAAGATGGGGCGAATTTGTATGCACAGGAATTCCAACTTCCTTTGCCTTCTCAAAGTGAAGAAGCTTCTATGAACAGAAAAATGTCGGTTTGTGACCTTGTCCAGGACAGAGCTGACTCTAATGCTTTGGAAAATGACATCTTAGTCAATCCTGCTAATATGTCATCTCATGGCAACCGGCCAAAATTGACATCTTCCCAAGACTTCACTGAATTGCCAATGCAATTGGATGCAAAAGAAATGGTACATGAGTGTTTATCTGGACCATCTGTTCAGGTACATTCTGAGAAAGCTGAGATCAGTTCCAAAGATGAATGCTTGAGTGAATCAATGATCGATCCTTGTTCAGTAATGATGGATTTTCACTGTGCTAAGACTGTCCCAGATGGTGGCTTTAACCAAGTACACAACACAATATCTAGACAAAACTCTAGTGAGCCACCACCCAAAGACCAAAATTTGCTTAATATTAATGATGATATCCCCAACATTTCTTTCAAGCATCATTCGAGCAACGAAAAAGGATTCACTGTTGATTATGATGAAAGAGAACAATTTGTGAATCTGGAGGAGCATGAATCTGTTAGTAGATGCCCTCCTAAAGGTCAGAGTCTATGTCAATTGGATCCTAATATGCTAGACACGAAGGAGAGTGAAACAAGCGGCCATGCAATCAGCAAAAGTGATGATGCAGTGGTTTTAAGTCATGTCAGCATCTCAAATGAAAAACCTAGACCAGAGTTGCCAGAGATTGCAGCACATGGTGGTGATAAAGCAGGAAGTCTTCTGAATGGCCTAGTTTATGGTTCAAAGATGCCTTCAAAAGgaagcaataaaaaaaatgctagtTTTTCTGGTGAGATTGAAAATGGATCTCAATCCAAGACAACACAG GTTCTAAATCGCTGTCCACGGATGAAGTTATTTAAACATACTGGATCTTTCAACTACAAAAGATTGCTTCCGATTTTGTTGGAAACTGTTGAGTCTAATTCCT GTGCTTCAAATAATGATCATCACTCAAAAGTTCAGAAGCTTTTGGATCACAGACCACTTCCAATTTCAGATGGTTGTGTTTCTATGGACGATAGTACAGGCAATTCTGGTGCTCAGCAAGAAACAGAGTTACAAGCTTGTGATTTAAATATCGATAGTTCAAGCCCAATATCTCAATTACAAGATAAACAGATTATATTAAATGGACTGTACCAGCTGGAGAACTCCGTTGGTTCACCAATTTCTGTTCATAGAGATTTACTAGTCACACCTTCAGGACCTATAACTGATGAAGTTATAACTAGAGAAGAAGAGGCTACACCTGTCTTGTCTACTGAGGAGAAATCACCTGAAACACTTGGGTGTTTGTCCAAACTGAAAGTCACAGATCAATTTAGATCCCCTGCTGCTGATTTCCGGAAAGGAATTTTGAGAAGAAACCCAAGAGGATGCAGAGGGCTTTGCACATGTTTGAATTGTGCTTCTTTTCGCCTTCATGCAGAAAGAGCATTTGAATTTTCTAGAAATCAGTTGCTAGATGCCGAAGAGGTTGCCCAAGACCTTATGAAGGAAGTATCCCATCTCAGAAACATGTTAGAAAGTTATACTGATAGTGATAGTGTCAATGATACTCCTATTTTTAATGGAAGTCAG GTGAAAGAAGCCTGCAGGAAAGCATTTGAAACCGAACAACTTGCAAAGGACCGTCTTAGCCAGATGAATGATGATCTTAACATACATTGCAGAACACCG AATCTGCAGCGACCAAGTGTCAAATTTTCAGATCATGTCAaggaaaaaattattcaatcagACAGATAA
- the LOC123914235 gene encoding xyloglucan endotransglucosylase/hydrolase 2, whose amino-acid sequence MASSSTYNEFHMFMLIGIMVSSMVASCAGSFYQDFDLTWGDNRAKIFSGGQLLSLSLDKVSGSGFKSKKEYLFGRIDMQLKLVAGNSAGTVTAYYLSSQGPTHDEIDFEFLGNTSGDPYILHTNIFTLGKGNREQQFYLWFDPTRNFHTYSIIWKPQHIIFLVDNIPIRVFKNVESIGVPFPKNQPMRIYSSLWNADDWATRGGLVKTDWSKAPFTAYYRNFKATQFSTKSTSSANSDADWQINELDAYGRRRLRWVQKYFMIYNYCNDLKRFPQGVPVECSH is encoded by the exons ATGGCTTCTAGTTCTACTTACAATGAGTTtcatatgtttatgcttatTGGCATAATGGTTAGCTCTATGGTAGCTTCTTGTGCTGGTAGCTTCTACCAAGACTTTGATCTAACATGGGGTGATAACCGTGCTAAGATATTCAGTGGTGGACAACTTCTATCACTTTCCCTTGACAAAGTCTCTGGCTCTGGCTTCAAATCCAAGAAAGAGTACCTATTTGGAAGAATTGATATGCAACTTAAGCTTGTTGCTGGCAATTCTGCTGGCACTGTCACTGCTTACTAc CTGTCATCCCAAGGGCCAACCCATGATGAGATTGATTTTGAGTTCTTAGGAAACACAAGTGGTGACCCTTATATTCTTCACACAAATATCTTCACTCTAGGTAAAGGTAACAGAGAGCAACAGTTCTATCTTTGGTTTGACCCCACTAGAAACTTCCACACTTACTCCATCATTTGGAAGCCTCAACACATCAT ATTCTTGGTTGATAACATACCAATAAGAGTATTCAAGAATGTTGAATCAATTGGTGTTCCTTTTCCAAAGAACCAACCAATGAGAATCTATTCCAGCCTGTGGAATGCTGATGATTGGGCCACAAGAGGTGGATTGGTGAAAACTGATTGGTCCAAAGCACCCTTTACAGCATACTATCGTAATTTCAAGGCCACTCAGTTCTCAACTAAGTCTACTTCAAGTGCAAATTCTGATGCTGATTGGCAAATAAATGAGCTTGATGCTTATGGCAGAAGAAGATTGAGATGGGTTCAAAAGTACTTCATGATTTATAACTATTGTAATGATCTTAAGCGATTTCCACAAGGTGTTCCTGTTGAGTGTAGCCACTAG